In the genome of Terriglobia bacterium, the window TCACGTAGGCAAATCGGCCGCGAGGATCTACGGTCATGGAGATCGGACCGCTGCCGGAGTTTACCCGAGGAAGTGGGGTCAGGGCTCCCGAGTTCACATCGATGGAAAAGCTTGTCACGCCGTTGGCGCCGAGAGTGGTTACATAGGCGCTTTTCCCCGAAGGGGCGATGGCGATGGAGGACGGATTCGTCGGAGCCGGAACCGCGCCGAGCAACCCCAACGCTCCAGTGTTGTCCACTCGATACACGGTTATGTCGCTCGATCTGGCATTCACCACGTAGGCGAATTGACCGGAAGGATGGAAGGCGAGAGCGATCGGGAGATCGTCGGTTGGAACACTGCCGGTAAGAGGGGTTAACGCGCCGGTGTTTGGGTTGATCGAGAATGCCGTAATGTGATCGGCGTCCTGGTTCACCACGTAGAGACGATTCCCTTCTGGCCCGATAGCAATGAAGCGTGGCCCGTCGCCGGAGGGAACAGGCGAACCCACCATGGTCAGGCTGCCGGTATTCGCGTCGATGGCGAACACGGAGATGTCATTGGAATCGATGTTGGCCACATAAGCAAAGCGCCCGGAGGGCGTTACCGCGATGATCCTGGAATTAGTGTCGCCGGTCGGCACGGTGTCTTTGGGAGTCAGTTGGCCGGTTTGGGAATCGACGCTATAGGTTGAGACGCTATTGGAAAACAGGTTTGTCACCAGAGCAAGACGCGGACCGGCAGTCGGGGGGAGGCATTGAAGATGGAGAGTTGTAGGGCACCACAGCCAGTGAAAACTGCGGAGAGCATCAGAATTGTGATCGAGTGGGCAATGTTTCTCACGGGGTCAGCAGTCCTTTCACGGAAGTTCGGAGCTCGAGAGACGCCAGTTCGAGGCGTCCAGGGAAACAGAACCGCACAGCGCACCATTTCCAATCGCGAATACTTCGTCAGAGCAGATGATTCGGAAAATGAGAGCCGGTTCCGCGGAAGACGGTCAAGTTTGTGTAACGTTTTTGTTGCGGAAAAGTCCGAACCGTAGCTGACCGGGCGCTTATGCGGCTACAGTCCGTGCAGTCCATGCGACCGGCTTGGCCGGTGTGGTTCTTTCCTTCTTGCTTCTTCCGCACTTCTCCGTGTACAACGTTCTTCCTCTGGAGAACTCGATGTCTATTCGTCCTATCGCCCTATTCCTTGCGGCGCTCGTCGTCGCTCCTGGTCTTCGCGCGCAAGGTCCGCGCCGCCCGCTTACCCCAGACCAGGCTAAGCACCGCGTGGATGTCGAAAGGCAGCTCGAAGACGCCGCCGTCATCGACCGCAAGGTAATGGTGCGCATGCGTGACGGCAAACTCATGGCCGCCGACATCTATCGTCCGAAGGACACGGCGAAGAAGTATCCGGTGATCTTCGTCCGGACGCCTTACAACTTCAATTATTGGGACATCCAGAACGGCGTTCCGCGCGACATGACCACCGAATTGACGGCGATCCAGCGCGGTTATGCGTTCGTCGAAATGAATGAGCGCGGCCACTTCTTCTCCGAGGGCGACTACGACATTCTCGGGCCGCCGCGCACCGACGGCTACGACGCAATCAAGTGGATCTCCTCGCAACCGTGGTCGAACGGCAAGGTCGGGCTCTTGGGCTGCTCCTCCACGGCGGAATGGCAGATGGGCGTCGCCGCCACCGCACCGCCAGGTTTGGCTGCCATCAATCCGCAGGGATTCGGCGCCGGCGTGGGACGCGTTAAACCTTATTACGAGCAAGGCAACTGGTATCGCGGGGGCGCCGTGCAGATGCTGTTCATCGCCTGGCTCTACGGCGAGCAGAACGATATCCGTCCGATGTTTCGTCCCAACACCTCGCAGCAGGATCTAATTCGCGAGTCGAAGGCCTTCGACCTCGCGCAGCACCTACCGCCTGTCGATTGGTCGCAGGCCCTTCGCCACCTTCCCGAGCAGGACATCATCAAGACCGTCGATGGTCCGCATGGCATCTTTGCCGACTCCGAACCCGTTCCAACCGGCGGGCGCATGATTCAGCGCACGCCCAACGATCCCGCGTGGTACAAGGGTGGGCTGTTCGATGACAACATGAAGATCAACGTGCCCGGCCTGTGGTTCATGTCCTGGTACGACGTCTCGATTGGGCCGAATCTGGCGACTTACAACTACGTCCGTCGCACCGCCAGCCCTGACATAGCGACCGAGCAGTGGGCCGTCATTGCGCCGACGTTGCACTGCTCCTACCGCCGCGCCAGCGCCGACACCAAGGTCGGCGAGCGCGACATGGGTGACGCACGTCTCAATGGTGTTGATCCCTCCGGCCCTGGGCATCCGCTCTCCGGCTATGATGAGCTGAGCTTCGCGTTCTTCGATCGCTTCCTGAAGGGTGAACAGAGTCCCGCATTGGATAAACAGCCGAAGGTCCTTTACTACACGATGGGACTGAATAAGTGGCAGTCGTCGGACACGTGGCCACCGACAGGGGCGCAGCCGATGACGCTCTATCTCACGAGTGCCGGCAAGGCCAACACACTCAATGGCGATGGCGCACTGATTGCCGCAGCACCTGCGTCCGATGCGCCCGACCAATTCACTTACGATCCCATGAATCCTGTTCCGTCCTACGGCGGAAATGTCTGCTGCACCGGGAATGCCGTGGCGGGCGGTGCCATGGACCAGCGCAAGATGGAGGAGCGCCCTGACATTCTGGTTTATTCGTCTGAACCACTGAAGGAGGGCGTCGAGGTGAGCGGGCCTATCGAGGTCACACTGTATGTCTCATCTGACGTGAAGGACACCGATGTCACAGTGAAGCTGATCGACGTCGCTCCGA includes:
- a CDS encoding beta-propeller fold lactonase family protein translates to MTNLFSNSVSTYSVDSQTGQLTPKDTVPTGDTNSRIIAVTPSGRFAYVANIDSNDISVFAIDANTGSLTMVGSPVPSGDGPRFIAIGPEGNRLYVVNQDADHITAFSINPNTGALTPLTGSVPTDDLPIALAFHPSGQFAYVVNARSSDITVYRVDNTGALGLLGAVPAPTNPSSIAIAPSGKSAYVTTLGANGVTSFSIDVNSGALTPLPRVNSGSGPISMTVDPRGRFAYVTNLNDNNVSIYAIDAVSGALAPVSLVPAGSNPVAIALDASGRFAYVANLGSDNVTLFSVDSNTGALTPVGAPTSAGTGPGWVILLN
- a CDS encoding CocE/NonD family hydrolase, producing MSIRPIALFLAALVVAPGLRAQGPRRPLTPDQAKHRVDVERQLEDAAVIDRKVMVRMRDGKLMAADIYRPKDTAKKYPVIFVRTPYNFNYWDIQNGVPRDMTTELTAIQRGYAFVEMNERGHFFSEGDYDILGPPRTDGYDAIKWISSQPWSNGKVGLLGCSSTAEWQMGVAATAPPGLAAINPQGFGAGVGRVKPYYEQGNWYRGGAVQMLFIAWLYGEQNDIRPMFRPNTSQQDLIRESKAFDLAQHLPPVDWSQALRHLPEQDIIKTVDGPHGIFADSEPVPTGGRMIQRTPNDPAWYKGGLFDDNMKINVPGLWFMSWYDVSIGPNLATYNYVRRTASPDIATEQWAVIAPTLHCSYRRASADTKVGERDMGDARLNGVDPSGPGHPLSGYDELSFAFFDRFLKGEQSPALDKQPKVLYYTMGLNKWQSSDTWPPTGAQPMTLYLTSAGKANTLNGDGALIAAAPASDAPDQFTYDPMNPVPSYGGNVCCTGNAVAGGAMDQRKMEERPDILVYSSEPLKEGVEVSGPIEVTLYVSSDVKDTDVTVKLIDVAPNGPAYNLDETIQRLRYRDGYDKPPVWMENGKVYKVTLQPMNTSNYFSAGHQIRIEVSSSNFPRFDRNLNTGGNNYDETKGIIAHTAIHHSKEYPSSLTLTVVKK